From Allofrancisella guangzhouensis, a single genomic window includes:
- the pilB gene encoding type IV-A pilus assembly ATPase PilB, with protein sequence MINNPHICKKLASLLLHRKLITKEQLEEVSLEKDLGKTGFLSYLIEHEIVNSRTFMIESATLLRLQYIDLTAINVKFLPQEVFDLEFCEKNSCLPLFIRKHVVYVAVANPIDSQQILKTLRNKYDQPFVAIVGELNSLKEKIQEFNQYLKDEGQKTDDSSLSEKMENVELDIDFVDEGEREGDAFLGTEDDEAPIIRFINNTIVDAIQKGASDIHFEPYEKNFRIRYRIDGLLVETFNTTKNLGPKVISRLKIMASLDIAEKRIPQDGKFKISLSREKAIDFRVSTCPISFGEKVVLRILDSSNTQIPIEALGFSEKQKKLYLDTIHQPQGMILVTGPTGSGKTVTLYTGINILNKIEKNISTAEDPVELIVRGINQVNVNNKQGLTFAAALKAFLRQDPDIIMVGEIRDIETGSIAIKASQTGHLVMSTLHTNSAPETLNRLVDMGLPRYNIATSVTLIIAQRLTRKLCPNCKIKDNETEFSMLVEDSGLDDYILSETFNTTLSEIKKATIYKPNPKGCPRCFKGYKGRLGLYEVMAVSRTISKMILEDRNTMEIAQQAQKEGVATVRQSALVRVAEGLTSMEEAYRVS encoded by the coding sequence ATGATTAATAATCCCCATATTTGCAAAAAACTAGCCTCTTTACTTTTACATCGTAAGCTTATAACAAAAGAGCAGTTAGAAGAAGTCAGTCTTGAGAAAGACTTAGGCAAAACAGGTTTTTTAAGCTATTTAATAGAGCATGAAATAGTTAATAGCAGAACCTTTATGATCGAATCTGCAACTTTACTACGTTTACAATATATAGATCTAACTGCTATTAATGTCAAATTTTTGCCACAAGAAGTTTTTGATTTAGAATTTTGTGAGAAAAATAGCTGCTTACCTCTTTTCATAAGAAAACACGTTGTATACGTTGCTGTAGCTAATCCAATAGATAGCCAACAAATATTAAAAACTTTACGTAACAAATATGATCAACCTTTTGTTGCAATAGTCGGTGAACTAAACTCATTAAAAGAAAAAATACAAGAATTTAATCAATACTTAAAAGATGAAGGACAAAAGACTGATGATTCCTCACTCAGTGAGAAAATGGAAAACGTTGAACTTGATATTGATTTTGTCGATGAAGGGGAACGTGAGGGAGACGCTTTTTTAGGCACAGAAGACGATGAAGCTCCTATCATAAGATTTATAAACAATACTATAGTCGACGCCATTCAAAAAGGAGCTTCAGATATACACTTTGAGCCATATGAGAAAAACTTTCGAATTAGGTACAGAATTGATGGTCTTTTAGTAGAAACGTTTAATACCACAAAGAACTTAGGACCAAAGGTTATTTCTAGGCTTAAAATTATGGCTAGTCTAGATATTGCAGAAAAAAGGATCCCTCAAGATGGTAAATTTAAAATATCCCTATCACGTGAGAAAGCTATTGATTTTCGTGTAAGTACTTGCCCAATAAGCTTTGGTGAAAAAGTAGTGCTGCGTATTTTAGACTCTAGTAACACTCAAATCCCTATAGAAGCATTAGGCTTTTCAGAAAAACAAAAAAAGCTTTATCTAGACACTATACATCAGCCACAAGGCATGATCCTTGTAACTGGTCCTACCGGTTCTGGTAAAACAGTGACTCTTTATACTGGAATAAACATATTAAATAAAATTGAAAAAAATATATCTACAGCTGAAGATCCTGTAGAACTAATAGTAAGAGGTATTAATCAGGTGAATGTGAATAATAAACAAGGACTCACATTCGCAGCTGCGCTTAAAGCTTTCTTACGCCAAGACCCAGATATCATTATGGTGGGAGAAATCCGGGATATTGAAACTGGTTCTATTGCAATTAAGGCCTCACAAACAGGTCACTTAGTAATGTCAACTTTACATACAAATAGCGCCCCGGAAACTCTCAACAGACTTGTTGACATGGGTCTACCCAGGTACAATATTGCAACCTCTGTTACACTAATTATAGCACAACGTTTAACACGTAAATTATGCCCAAACTGCAAAATCAAAGATAATGAAACTGAATTTTCTATGCTTGTTGAAGATAGCGGGCTAGATGATTATATATTATCAGAAACGTTTAACACTACACTTAGTGAAATAAAAAAAGCAACTATATACAAACCTAATCCTAAAGGCTGCCCAAGATGTTTTAAAGGCTATAAAGGACGCCTGGGGTTATACGAGGTAATGGCTGTTTCTAGAACGATATCCAAAATGATTTTAGAGGATAGAAACACTATGGAAATTGCTCAACAAGCACAAAAAGAAGGTGTAGCCACCGTTAGGCAATCAGCTCTTGTCAGAGTTGCAGAAGGCTTAACATCAATGGAAGAAGCATACCGCGTAAGCTAA
- the tsgA gene encoding MFS transporter TsgA has protein sequence MKNKTHHTTTFKNKLLITITCYLCYFYTANVVLVTGAVMRPLSEYFGDSNIGFAFTFINVAMWFSILIIGFLMNKFSIKLLLMVAVTIGVISSLFTSVFPSIFTLKILLTCVGITGGLFMAIGSYMIVHIYSDHKIRAMNVIFTDFFFSFGGALIPIFAAYLITKNFQWYTVYSILQITAIAILLLTIFSDFSILNRDTTDTKNSKLNLNFSSWNFSLYCIAFSAFLFLLAQLIMTSYAQTYFQEILGWGAIDANKPLSYFWTAQSIGLFISPLITRVVPLRLILPLFTFVGLIALSCIIYIPDISTVLKSAVIFGLFNCYIYAGLLAYGTFQMENPPPTLITTILLFGTTGTALSTTTGAFINKFFGLTTVMNAVIIFYFISFMLIIFAVIYSKEKRKLMAH, from the coding sequence ATGAAAAATAAAACACATCATACAACAACCTTCAAAAATAAGCTATTAATAACTATAACTTGTTACCTTTGTTACTTCTATACAGCTAATGTCGTTTTAGTGACCGGAGCTGTAATGCGTCCTTTATCAGAATATTTTGGAGATAGCAACATAGGTTTTGCTTTTACTTTTATTAATGTAGCCATGTGGTTTTCTATACTTATAATTGGTTTCTTAATGAATAAGTTTTCAATAAAGCTTTTATTAATGGTAGCGGTTACTATTGGTGTTATATCCTCACTATTTACAAGTGTTTTTCCATCAATCTTCACGCTAAAAATATTACTAACTTGCGTAGGTATTACTGGAGGATTATTTATGGCTATAGGTAGCTATATGATTGTACATATTTATAGTGACCATAAAATAAGAGCTATGAATGTCATTTTTACTGATTTCTTTTTTAGTTTTGGTGGCGCCTTAATTCCTATTTTCGCTGCATATTTAATTACGAAGAACTTTCAATGGTATACCGTATACTCAATTTTACAAATAACAGCTATAGCAATACTATTATTAACAATATTCTCTGACTTTTCAATACTTAATAGGGACACAACCGATACTAAAAACTCAAAACTTAATCTAAATTTTTCTTCGTGGAACTTTAGTTTATATTGTATAGCTTTCTCAGCTTTTTTATTTTTACTGGCACAACTAATTATGACCAGTTACGCTCAAACGTATTTCCAAGAAATACTCGGATGGGGAGCTATAGATGCTAATAAACCGTTATCTTACTTTTGGACAGCTCAAAGTATAGGTTTATTTATAAGCCCGTTAATAACTAGAGTTGTTCCTTTAAGACTTATCCTTCCATTGTTTACATTTGTAGGGTTAATCGCTTTATCATGTATTATCTATATACCTGATATAAGTACAGTTTTAAAATCTGCAGTTATATTTGGCCTATTTAACTGTTATATATATGCTGGATTACTAGCTTATGGAACTTTCCAAATGGAGAACCCACCACCTACACTAATAACCACTATTCTTTTATTTGGTACAACAGGTACAGCTTTATCTACAACTACAGGTGCTTTTATAAATAAATTTTTTGGTCTAACAACTGTAATGAATGCTGTAATTATCTTTTACTTTATATCCTTCATGTTAATCATCTTTGCTGTTATTTACTCAAAAGAAAAAAGGAAATTAATGGCTCACTAA
- a CDS encoding competence/damage-inducible protein A — translation MKYDFGIIAIGDEITEGDIVNTNSSVFAKHLTEGGFNIGFHISCNDNINDILASILFLKDSHLNIITIGGLGPTEDDLTTQAIAVFFNKELVLDQNSWIKLEQKMIEKYGRVTLGAKKQATFPQGFKIIVNKNGTANGFKLKFEKDRHVYAFPGPPKECIPMLEDLNLKKQAHHKKIIRKKWYIYEIGESFLAEKLEIIKQKYPFVSFKYRIADNHIELKYFYPYECPHSNNIIQDIEVLLKQYL, via the coding sequence ATGAAGTACGACTTTGGAATTATAGCTATTGGTGATGAAATAACTGAAGGTGATATAGTTAATACTAACTCAAGTGTTTTTGCAAAACACCTAACTGAAGGTGGTTTTAATATCGGTTTCCATATAAGTTGCAATGACAATATAAATGACATCTTAGCAAGTATACTTTTTTTAAAAGATTCTCACCTTAATATAATAACTATTGGTGGTTTAGGACCTACCGAAGATGACTTAACTACACAAGCTATAGCCGTTTTTTTTAATAAAGAGCTAGTATTAGACCAAAATTCTTGGATAAAGCTAGAGCAGAAAATGATCGAAAAATATGGTAGAGTTACTTTAGGGGCAAAAAAGCAAGCTACGTTCCCTCAAGGCTTCAAAATTATAGTTAATAAGAATGGTACTGCAAATGGCTTTAAATTAAAGTTTGAAAAAGATAGACATGTATATGCCTTTCCAGGACCACCTAAAGAATGCATTCCTATGCTTGAAGATCTAAATCTTAAAAAGCAAGCTCATCATAAAAAAATCATCAGAAAGAAATGGTATATTTATGAAATTGGTGAGAGTTTTCTAGCTGAAAAGCTAGAAATAATAAAGCAAAAATATCCCTTTGTTAGCTTTAAATATAGAATTGCTGATAACCATATCGAACTAAAATATTTTTACCCTTATGAGTGTCCTCATAGTAATAACATAATCCAAGATATAGAAGTATTGCTTAAGCAATATTTATAG
- a CDS encoding type II secretion system F family protein — protein MLFERKNKNAITIISWIYKVKLKNGKRIKGSIDADTKEKAEILLRQKGYSEIKLKKQPKDMLPKKISYQDITEMTRQLATMTKAGIPIIKSFEVFIMGIRKHPRLKAMTIQLKQSIEGGESFSKALGQFPKLFDKLYVGLITAGEESGNLDLMLNKIADQRENLQSIKKKVKKALSYPIVVCVIAAGVTSILLTFAVPAFSAMFINSGKPLPAITQMTVNASNFMQDAWWKIILGIFIVISVYKSLKFKYPKIQIFQDHFMLKIPIIGEVVFKSALARFSSTLEITVQSGMSLTRALDMVSLATGNAKYDQAALDIKKSINEGASFKDAIMETGCFPFLVEQMISVGEESGALETMLGNLNRVYQEEVDTIVESLSSMLEPIIMVVLGGVVGFLVVSMYMPMFQMGDAI, from the coding sequence ATGTTATTTGAAAGGAAAAACAAGAATGCAATAACCATAATATCTTGGATCTATAAAGTAAAGTTAAAAAATGGCAAACGAATAAAAGGTTCTATTGATGCTGATACAAAAGAGAAGGCTGAAATTCTACTTAGACAAAAAGGTTATTCTGAAATTAAGCTCAAAAAACAACCTAAGGATATGCTACCAAAGAAAATCTCTTATCAAGATATTACTGAAATGACTCGACAACTTGCTACTATGACAAAAGCTGGTATTCCTATTATCAAATCATTTGAAGTGTTTATAATGGGAATTAGAAAACACCCTCGCTTAAAAGCTATGACAATCCAACTTAAACAATCTATAGAAGGTGGGGAATCGTTTTCTAAAGCCCTTGGTCAATTCCCAAAGCTTTTTGATAAATTATATGTAGGCTTGATCACAGCTGGTGAAGAATCAGGAAACCTTGATCTAATGCTAAATAAAATAGCCGATCAACGAGAAAATCTACAATCTATAAAAAAGAAAGTTAAAAAAGCCTTATCATACCCTATAGTCGTATGTGTTATTGCTGCGGGTGTGACTAGTATTTTATTAACCTTTGCAGTACCTGCATTTTCAGCTATGTTTATAAACTCTGGCAAACCTTTACCAGCAATTACACAAATGACTGTAAATGCTTCAAATTTTATGCAAGATGCTTGGTGGAAAATAATATTAGGAATATTCATAGTTATTAGTGTTTACAAGTCATTAAAGTTTAAGTACCCGAAAATTCAAATATTTCAAGACCACTTCATGCTCAAAATACCAATTATTGGAGAAGTAGTTTTTAAATCAGCTTTAGCACGATTTTCTAGCACTCTTGAAATTACTGTTCAATCTGGTATGAGCCTAACAAGAGCTTTAGATATGGTTTCCTTAGCAACCGGTAACGCCAAATATGATCAAGCAGCTCTTGATATTAAAAAAAGTATTAATGAAGGTGCATCTTTTAAAGATGCTATAATGGAAACTGGTTGTTTTCCTTTTTTAGTAGAACAAATGATATCCGTAGGTGAAGAGTCTGGAGCATTAGAGACAATGCTTGGTAACCTAAATAGAGTTTATCAAGAAGAAGTAGATACAATCGTTGAGAGTTTAAGTTCAATGCTAGAACCCATCATCATGGTAGTTTTAGGTGGTGTAGTTGGTTTCTTAGTGGTGAGTATGTATATGCCTATGTTTCAAATGGGTGATGCTATTTAG
- a CDS encoding YeiH family protein, with protein MKKHFSLNTIYGVIFVAIIAGIAYFIAKVPTIAKLGISPLIIGILLGMILIHTPASRIISQWKKGIIFSAKRILRLAIIFYGFNLTFQLIASVGLAGFLVSIIMLVSTLLLGITIGTKVFRLDRDSSILVAAGSAICGAAAVLAAEGTLKSESYKAAMAVGTVVLFGTISMFLYPVLMKAGLLGNLNQIQYGIFAGGSIHEVAQVVAAGSAVGHHAEEIAVTVKMLRVMMLAPMLIVIGIWLSKTVVDVAHKTHSQTSTNSIMKIIPWFAIGFVMVAGFNSLNLLPHAAVHSIVQIDQFLLAMAMTALGLETHVSKFIKAGVKPLLLALILFAWLFFGGLAITYLITSII; from the coding sequence ATGAAAAAACATTTCTCTTTAAATACAATTTACGGTGTAATATTCGTTGCTATAATAGCCGGTATTGCATATTTTATCGCAAAAGTCCCTACTATTGCTAAGCTAGGAATTAGTCCTTTAATTATTGGTATTTTACTAGGCATGATACTAATTCATACACCTGCTAGTAGAATAATAAGTCAATGGAAAAAAGGTATAATATTTAGCGCAAAAAGAATACTCAGGTTAGCCATTATTTTTTATGGCTTTAATTTAACTTTTCAACTTATAGCATCTGTAGGACTGGCAGGCTTTTTAGTATCTATTATTATGCTAGTTTCAACCCTACTTTTAGGAATAACCATAGGCACAAAAGTCTTTCGTTTAGACAGAGATAGTTCTATATTAGTAGCTGCTGGTAGTGCTATTTGCGGAGCTGCTGCTGTACTAGCTGCTGAAGGAACATTAAAATCTGAATCCTATAAAGCCGCTATGGCTGTAGGTACTGTTGTGTTATTTGGTACAATTAGTATGTTTTTATACCCTGTTTTAATGAAAGCTGGTCTTCTAGGTAATTTGAACCAGATACAATATGGGATTTTTGCTGGTGGATCTATTCATGAAGTTGCCCAAGTAGTAGCTGCTGGTAGCGCTGTGGGTCATCATGCTGAAGAAATAGCTGTAACTGTAAAAATGCTCCGCGTAATGATGTTAGCCCCTATGTTAATAGTTATAGGTATATGGTTGTCTAAGACTGTTGTTGATGTTGCACATAAGACGCATTCTCAAACATCTACTAATTCTATTATGAAAATTATCCCTTGGTTTGCCATTGGATTTGTTATGGTAGCAGGATTTAATTCTTTAAACCTGCTACCTCACGCTGCAGTACACTCAATAGTCCAAATAGATCAATTTCTTTTAGCTATGGCTATGACTGCCCTTGGTCTTGAAACTCATGTATCTAAATTTATCAAAGCAGGAGTTAAACCTTTATTATTAGCGTTAATATTATTCGCTTGGTTATTTTTTGGTGGACTTGCTATCACTTATCTAATAACTAGTATAATTTAA
- a CDS encoding glycerophosphodiester phosphodiesterase family protein — MRIDKFISHRGANTDFVENTIKSFEIAKNYGFRWFEIDVQMSKDGELFLFHDKTCQRLASLNSEATEMRIDELKGLEIIHPTLGVKATIPTFKEYLDWAIKNDVYTNVEIKINKNCLSYKNSITIKVLDTLNGYPEMQDKIFISSFSNTVMKFLEQDKKYQKGKLHYTTNWDEDFDYINTTLYSDFQENKYLALIINYECLSQHRLEYLRQKFGKVFVYSAHSDYEVETLLSWGADAIFVDKKEQIHLKAINIA, encoded by the coding sequence ATGAGAATAGATAAATTTATTTCCCATCGCGGAGCAAATACGGATTTTGTTGAAAATACAATCAAATCATTTGAAATTGCTAAAAACTACGGATTTAGATGGTTTGAAATTGATGTTCAGATGAGTAAAGATGGTGAGTTATTTTTATTTCATGATAAAACTTGTCAAAGGTTGGCTAGTTTAAATTCTGAAGCTACTGAAATGAGGATTGATGAGCTTAAAGGTTTGGAAATTATACACCCTACATTGGGGGTTAAAGCTACAATACCGACTTTTAAAGAGTACCTTGATTGGGCTATTAAAAATGATGTTTATACAAATGTAGAAATTAAGATAAATAAAAATTGCTTATCCTATAAGAATTCTATCACCATAAAAGTTTTAGATACTCTAAATGGCTATCCAGAGATGCAAGATAAAATCTTTATATCTAGTTTTTCTAATACGGTAATGAAGTTTCTAGAACAAGACAAGAAATATCAAAAAGGGAAGTTGCATTATACAACTAACTGGGATGAGGATTTTGATTATATAAATACTACTTTATATAGTGATTTTCAAGAAAATAAGTATTTAGCACTAATCATAAATTATGAGTGTCTGAGTCAACATAGACTAGAATACCTTAGGCAAAAATTTGGCAAAGTATTTGTTTATTCAGCTCATTCTGATTATGAGGTTGAAACTTTATTATCATGGGGAGCGGATGCTATATTTGTTGATAAAAAAGAACAAATTCATCTAAAGGCTATAAATATTGCTTAA